One genomic segment of Allocatelliglobosispora scoriae includes these proteins:
- a CDS encoding sugar ABC transporter substrate-binding protein produces the protein MDRKIRRSMAAACGLLSLALVASACSSSDDKDSGSTGGGQTVDAGFKIGLLLPESKTTRYETFDKPLIEAKLKELCPKCEVLYQNADQDSAKQQSQAEAMLTQGAKVLILDAVDAKAAGGIVTNAKGQNVPVVAYDRLATGPVSFYVSFDNKKVGQVQGQALLDVLTKGGDPKRADIVMINGSPTDPNAADFKAGAHSVLDGKVNIGKEYDTPDWSPDKAQDQMTQAITALGKDKIIGVYAANDGTAGGAIAAMKSGGFTTIPPTTGQDAELAAIQRIVAGDQYMTVYKAIKPEAEIAAAMAIAAATGKDYVGEVTVKVNNGTQDVTSVLLTPVSVTKENLKDTIVKDGVYTVAQICTSQYAAACTAAGIS, from the coding sequence ATGGACAGGAAGATTAGACGATCGATGGCTGCCGCCTGCGGGCTGCTCAGCCTCGCCCTCGTGGCATCCGCGTGCAGCAGCTCCGACGACAAGGACAGCGGTTCGACCGGCGGCGGGCAGACCGTCGACGCCGGCTTCAAGATCGGTCTGCTGCTGCCGGAGTCGAAGACGACCCGGTACGAGACCTTCGACAAGCCGCTCATCGAAGCGAAGCTGAAGGAACTCTGCCCCAAGTGCGAGGTCCTCTACCAGAACGCCGACCAGGACAGCGCCAAGCAGCAGTCGCAGGCCGAGGCGATGCTGACCCAGGGTGCCAAGGTGCTCATCCTCGACGCCGTCGACGCGAAGGCCGCCGGTGGCATCGTCACCAACGCCAAGGGACAGAACGTACCGGTCGTCGCCTATGACCGGCTCGCGACCGGCCCGGTGTCGTTCTACGTCTCGTTCGACAACAAGAAGGTCGGCCAGGTGCAGGGCCAGGCGCTGCTCGACGTGCTGACCAAGGGCGGCGACCCGAAGCGCGCTGACATCGTCATGATCAACGGCTCGCCGACCGACCCGAACGCCGCCGACTTCAAGGCCGGCGCGCACTCGGTCCTCGACGGCAAGGTCAACATCGGCAAGGAGTACGACACTCCGGACTGGTCGCCCGACAAGGCCCAGGATCAGATGACCCAGGCGATCACCGCGCTCGGCAAGGACAAGATCATCGGTGTGTACGCCGCGAACGACGGCACCGCCGGTGGCGCCATCGCCGCGATGAAGTCGGGCGGTTTCACCACCATCCCGCCGACCACGGGCCAGGACGCGGAGCTCGCCGCGATCCAGCGCATCGTCGCCGGTGACCAGTACATGACCGTCTACAAGGCGATCAAGCCGGAGGCCGAGATCGCGGCCGCCATGGCGATCGCGGCGGCGACCGGCAAAGACTACGTCGGCGAGGTCACCGTCAAGGTCAACAACGGTACGCAGGACGTCACGTCCGTGCTGCTCACGCCGGTCTCGGTCACCAAGGAGAACCTGAAGGACACCATCGTCAAGGACGGCGTCTACACCGTGGCTCAGATCTGCACCTCGCAGTACGCCGCAGCCTGCACGGCGGCCGGCATCTCATGA
- a CDS encoding acyltransferase family protein — protein MSQDPRTSPQRRSRYLDALRAVAIVRVYLLHSLWLAWLPVVFPSMPIMFALAGYLTAVSLERGGSVKTITSRVRRLLPPLWLLAAVALPLMLLHGWITDPERPLQWTELVNWVLPLANPPSSTWGGPFAMALWYLRAYLWFVLISPVLWWAFRRWPVPALLLPATAAVLISIGTLPPTTGHIGDVCWSVAIYGSAWMLGFARHTGLLERVAIGWLAAGSAVLAVTGLVWADTHGVTLVDPVAEMFWGLAFVLIAMRIRPSFAWLDRVPGAARVVDVLNARAVSIYVWHLPALYFAGFLVAGIGPIFAVGTVFTVLAVAATGWVEDLAARRRPVLIPGAPAPLPAPAAAADAAAAAGDRPMVGARVGSAAPAIAAALSATTVGAR, from the coding sequence GTGAGCCAAGACCCGCGAACGTCGCCCCAGCGCCGCAGCCGGTACCTAGACGCACTGCGTGCCGTCGCGATCGTGCGGGTCTACCTGCTGCACTCGCTGTGGCTCGCGTGGCTCCCGGTCGTCTTCCCCTCGATGCCGATCATGTTCGCGCTCGCCGGCTACCTCACGGCCGTCTCGCTGGAGCGCGGCGGTTCGGTCAAAACCATCACCTCGCGGGTACGCCGCCTGCTGCCCCCGCTGTGGCTGCTCGCCGCGGTGGCGCTGCCGCTGATGCTGCTGCACGGCTGGATCACCGACCCCGAGCGGCCACTGCAATGGACCGAACTGGTCAACTGGGTGCTCCCGCTCGCCAACCCGCCGTCGAGCACCTGGGGCGGGCCCTTCGCGATGGCGCTGTGGTACCTGCGGGCCTACCTGTGGTTCGTGCTCATCTCGCCGGTGCTGTGGTGGGCCTTCCGCCGCTGGCCGGTCCCCGCCCTGCTGCTCCCCGCGACGGCGGCGGTGCTGATCAGCATCGGTACGCTCCCGCCCACGACCGGCCACATCGGCGACGTCTGCTGGTCGGTGGCGATCTACGGCAGCGCCTGGATGCTCGGGTTCGCCCGGCACACCGGGCTGCTGGAGCGGGTGGCGATCGGCTGGCTCGCCGCCGGATCGGCAGTGCTCGCCGTGACCGGGCTGGTCTGGGCCGACACCCACGGCGTCACCCTCGTCGACCCGGTCGCCGAGATGTTCTGGGGGCTGGCCTTCGTACTGATCGCGATGCGGATCCGGCCCAGCTTCGCCTGGCTCGACCGGGTACCGGGAGCCGCCAGAGTGGTGGACGTACTCAACGCGCGGGCCGTGTCGATCTACGTCTGGCACCTGCCGGCGCTCTACTTCGCGGGATTCCTCGTCGCGGGGATCGGGCCGATCTTCGCGGTGGGCACGGTGTTCACGGTGCTGGCGGTCGCGGCGACCGGCTGGGTCGAGGACCTCGCCGCCCGGCGCCGCCCGGTCCTGATCCCGGGCGCCCCGGCACCGCTGCCTGCTCCGGCTGCCGCCGCTGATGCTGCCGCTGCCGCTGGCGACCGGCCGATGGTGGGCGCGCGGGTCGGTTCAGCCGCGCCGGCCATCGCTGCGGCACTCTCAGCGACGACGGTCGGCGCCCGCTGA
- a CDS encoding ATP-binding cassette domain-containing protein: MTSSDVPVLALSGISKRFGAVQALTDAELEVHAGEVVALVGDNGAGKSTLIKVIAGVGPADTGEIRWKGKTVSITKPGDASGLGIATVYQDLALADNLDVVGNLFLGHEKTQTGLLNEIDMEKQASELLKSLSVKIPSVRVPVAGLSGGQRQSVAIARSLLGEPSVVLLDEPTAALGVAQTAEVLDLVDRLKQRGLGVILISHNLADVKAVADRVAVLRLGRNAGTFRTDSTSQEEIVQAITGALDNAVTRRQSRTSGAATPEETA; this comes from the coding sequence ATGACCAGCAGCGACGTTCCGGTGCTCGCCCTGTCGGGCATCTCCAAGCGATTCGGCGCCGTCCAGGCTTTGACGGACGCCGAGCTGGAGGTGCACGCCGGTGAAGTTGTCGCGCTGGTCGGCGACAACGGCGCCGGGAAGTCGACGCTCATCAAGGTGATCGCCGGTGTCGGCCCCGCCGACACCGGCGAGATCCGGTGGAAGGGCAAGACCGTCAGCATCACCAAGCCGGGCGACGCCAGCGGTCTCGGCATCGCCACCGTCTACCAGGACCTGGCGCTCGCCGACAACCTCGATGTGGTCGGCAACCTCTTCCTGGGCCACGAGAAGACCCAGACGGGCCTGCTCAACGAGATCGACATGGAGAAGCAGGCGAGCGAGCTGCTCAAGAGCCTCTCCGTGAAGATCCCCAGCGTGCGCGTACCCGTCGCGGGGCTCTCCGGCGGTCAGCGGCAGTCGGTGGCGATCGCCCGGTCGCTGCTCGGCGAGCCGTCGGTGGTCCTGCTGGACGAGCCGACCGCCGCGCTCGGCGTGGCGCAGACCGCCGAGGTGCTCGACCTCGTCGACCGGCTCAAGCAGCGCGGCCTCGGGGTCATCCTGATCAGCCACAACCTCGCCGACGTCAAGGCGGTTGCCGACCGGGTCGCGGTGCTGCGCCTCGGCCGCAACGCGGGCACCTTCCGCACCGACTCCACGAGTCAGGAGGAGATCGTCCAGGCGATCACCGGTGCCCTCGACAACGCAGTGACCAGGCGACAGTCCCGCACGTCGGGCGCCGCGACACCGGAGGAGACCGCATGA